The following DNA comes from bacterium.
TGGCGCGCGCACGTCCGGCGGCGCTACGGCTGGCTCGTCTTCCTCTCGCACTCCGTCGTCTTCTGGGCGTTCTCGGCCGTCGTCCTCCTGATCCTGTTCGGCATCCGCCGCCGGCGCGACCGGGCCCGAATGGCCATCCTGCGAGCGACGGAGCCGCCCGATGATCCTGCCTACTGGCTCGAAGCGGAGGAGGAGCCGGACGGCGACGGAGGCGTCGAACACGGCGGCGCGCGCTGAGGTCGTGACGACTCGCCCGGCACCGGCGCTCGAATCCGTCCCCGTCTCACAACGGCACCTCCAGCACGGCGCCGGCGCCGACGTGGAGCCACGCATCGCGGACCGCCACCGGCACCGGCTCGGTAAGGTCCTGCTCCGCCGTCAAGCGGAGCCGGTCATGGGTCAGGTCGACACCGAGCCACCGGCCGCGCCAGTGAACGAAAAAGCGGAGCCGCCGGAGCGACTGCGGCATCTCGGGCGCGAACCGAACCCCCTCCCGCATCAACTCGACGCCCGCATAGCGCCGGAGCACGGTCGCGACGGTCCCGGCCATCGCGCCGAGGTGGATGCCTTCAGGCGTCGTACCTCGTTGGATGTCATCGACGTCGCTGCGGAGCGCGTCTCTGAACAGCCGGTAACCCTCCTCGCGGTCGAGCCGGTGCATCACGGACGCGATGATCGTTTTGCTCAGCGTCGAGCCGTGGGATGTCCGCTCCATGTAGTAGGCAATGGTCCGGCGGACCACGGACTCGTCGACCCGATAGCCGAGACGCTGGAAGATCTCGCGTAGTTCGCGTTCATCGAGCAGGTAGAAGAGCATCATCGCGTCCGGCTGCTTCGAGACCTTGTAGCGGTCCGGCGTGTCGCCCTCCGCCTCGAGGATGCGGTCGAGGCGCTCGATGTTGCCGTACTTCGCGCGGTACCCCGCCCAGTCGAACTCCTCGAGTGCCTCGTAGCCCTCGAACTGGCTGATCACTCCGTCGGCATGGAAGGGGACGAGCATCGTCCGGGTGATGTGCTCCCAGCGTTGGAGTTCTCCCTCGTCCAGGCCGAGACGCGCCATCAGCTCGGCGCGGCGGGTCGCCCCGACCTCGTCCAGCACGTCGAACGCGCGGAGCAGGCACCACACGGCCATGACGTTCGTGTAGGCGTTGTTCGCCACGCCAGCGGCCGCGGCACCGGGCGACCTCTCGTGGTACTCGTCGGGACCCATGACGCCGGTGATCTCGTAACGGCCGCGTTCCGGGTTCCAGCGGGCGATGCTCGCCCAGAAGCGGGCGATCTCGAGCACCATCTCGGCACCGTAGTCGAGCAGGAGCTCGCGGTCGCCGGTCGCCTCGTAATAGCGCCAGATGTTGTAGACGATGGCGGCGTCGACATGGCGCTGCAGGTGGCTCGAATCCGGCATCCAGCGCCCGGAGAGCGGGTTGAGATGGACCTGCTGCGTGGCTTCGCGTCCGTCGCTGCCGCTCTGCCACGGGTACATGGCGCCGGCGTACCCCTCCTGTCGGGCGAGCTCCCGGGCGCCCCCGAGCCGGTGGTAGCGGTAGAGCAGGAGCGAGCGGGTGATCGCGGGTGTGCGGAAGCTGTAGAACGGGAGGATGAAGAGCTCGTCCCAGAAGACGTGCCCGCGGTACGCCTCGCCGTGCAGCCCGCGGGCAGGGGCGCCGACATCCAGCCCGACGGTGTTCGGCGAGATCGTCTGGAGCAGATGAAAGATGTGGAGGCGCAGGATGAGCTGCACTCGGGCGGGGCCGTCAGCCTGTGGTCGCTCGTCGATCTCGATGTCGTAGCGTCGCCAGAGGGCGTGCCACGCCAACCGGTGTCCCTCGAACAGCTCCTCGAAGCCCGGTGCGGCGGCGATCTGGATGCGCGCCTCGGCGCCGGGTTCGCTGATGCCGCGGTCGCGCGACGAGTACAGCGCCACCACCTTCTCGACCCGCAACGTTCGGCCCTGAACCGCCTCCACGCGGAGTTCCTCGCCGATCCGACCCGGGCGAGCCTCGACGACTCTACGGTCGGGCTCGAGCCGCTCGGCGCCGAGATACAGGCGCGTGCGAGCTGCCTCGGCCACCCGAATCCGGGACTGTGTGGTCTGCACGAGGAGGTAGACGCCTTCGGGGGGCACAGTACCGGCTGCCAACACCTCGAGATGGCGGTTCGCGAGCTGGCGGTAGCGCGCGACGCCTGCGTTGACGACCGTGCCATCGAGCTCAGAGCGGATGTGCAGCGTACCGCTCCAGTTCTCGGGCGTGATGCGGTAATCGATGGCGGCGAGGTTGGGTCTGGCCATGCTGACGATACGGCGGGTCTCCACCGCCGTCACGCGGCCGTTCGGGTCCCGCACGCGGAAGCGCCGGAGGAGCAGCCCGTCGCGGAGGTGCAGTTCCTGGCGATAGGCGAGGATCTGCACGTGCGCGAGGTCGAGCCATTCGCCGTCCCCGGGCCGGAACGAGAGCGGCAGCCAGTTGGGCAGGTTGACCAAGTCTTCGTTGACGACCGTGCGCCCGGCCACCTCGCTGGCGAGGCGGTTGTAGCCGCCGGCCAGATAGGTGCCAGGGTAGTGGACGCCATCCGCATCCGCCTCTTCTGCCGCGCCGCGCGTGACGAAGATGCCGTTACCGAGTGCGCACAGCGCTTCGCGAAGGCCTTCCTGGCCCGAGTCGACGCCATCGTACGCCAGCACCCACGGATCGAGCGCCCCGGCCGGGATGGCGGTGGGCGCGGGACCGGACGGGTTCATCGCCCGCTCTCCTCGCGCAGCGCGGCAAGGCGCTCGAGCAGTTCCCGGACTTCGCGGACGTCCTGGAGGCCGTAGCGCGCAGCCGTCGGCCGCGGGATCTCCGCCACGAGAATGCCGATGCCCCGCTTTGCGAGTGCCCGGAACGCGTCCTCGTCCGTCGCGTCGTCACCGATGTACAGCGGCACGACGTCCGGTCGGTCGAGGCCGAGCGTCTCGAGCAGCCACAGGACGGCGCGGCCCTTGTCCCACTCGATCGCGGGGCGTAGCTCGAACACTTTCTTTCCCGTTCCCTTCCTCAGCTCCGGCCGCTGCGCGAGGACATCGTCCACGATGCGCTCGATGTCCGGCACCCGCGCCTCGTCCACCATGCGGTAGTGTACGGAGACCGCGTACTTCTTGTGCTCGACGAGGACGCCGGGGATGCCTGCCGTGCGACGGCGCAACTCATCGGCGACGGCGGTGATGACGGGCGCAGCCTCGCGGGCGACCTCGAGCCGAACGCCGCCGGCAGCGGGGCCGGAGATGTCGAACCCGTGGCTGCCGGCGTAGTTGATGTCCTCGAGGCCGACGAAGCGCATCACGTTCTCCCGATCGCGCCCGCTGATGACGGTGGTCGGCCAAGCCGCGGCCACGCGTCGCAGGGTGTCACGCATGTCATCGCCGAGCGTGGCGAGGTCGGGGTGCTCGACGATCGGGGTGAGCGTGCCGTCGTAATCGAGGAAGAGGGCAGGGCGTCGGCCGTGCAGCTCGGCGGCGATCTCGGCCCAGTGGGCGATGGCGTTGGGGCGAGCGTCGCCGCGGTGCGCGAACCACGCCTCGATGCGGTCCGCGGACAGCTCGCGGAGGTCGCGGACCACCCAATCGGCGCCGTGTTCGCGCAGCGCGATCCCGTGACCACCGCGGTCGACGCCGAGCACCAGCCCGAAGCCGCCCGCCCGGCCCGCCTCGACGCCGGCGATGGCGTCTTCGACGACGACGGCGCGCTGCGCGTCGCACACGCCGAGGCGCTGGAGGCAGACGAGGAAGATGTCGGGGGCCGGCTTGCCGCGCAGACCGAGCTCCTCGCTCACGATGCCGTCCACGCGTGCGTCGAAGAGATCCGCAAGGCCCGCCTTCTCGAGGATCAGCGCCGTGTTCTTGCTGGACGACGCGACGCCGACGCGCACGCCACGCTCTCGCAGCTCGCGGATCAAGCGGACCGCGTCGGTGTCCACCTCGACGCCGCGCTCCGCGAGCAGGTCGCGGAAGATGAGGTCCTTGCGGCGGCCGAGCCCTACGACGGTCTCCGCGTCGGGCGGATCGGACGGTGCGCCTTCGGGCAGCGTGATGCCACGCGAGGCGAGGAAGGTGCGGACGCCATCCGAGCGGGGGCGGCCGTCCACGTGGGCGCGGTAATCCGTATCGGTGAACGGCCGGAACGGCTCGCCGGCGGCCTCCGCGCGCGAGCGCAGGAACTCGTCGAAGAGCCGTTTCCACGCCTCCGCGTGGATGCGCGCCGTGAAGGTCACGACGCCGTCGAGGTCGAAGATGGCGGCTTCGGGTGTCGGCCGCATCTGGCCTCCTCAGGATCAGTGTACGGCGGCTTTGGCGGGGCGCCCTCGAAAGATTGGGGCCGACGCCGCCGGGTGTCACCCCCACGGGTGGGGCAGGCCTCGTCCGAATGTGGATCCCCGCGATCAGGACCTGCGCCACCGCGTTCACGTCAGGGAGCGACGGGCCGAGCACCTCCTCCGGTTCGGTGAGGTCGGGTTTGATCGCGTCCGGCGCGGCCGCGAGTCCGTGCGCGAGGGGAGCGCCGGACGTGTCCCGGAGCGTCGTCACGCGGTGGGATCGAGCTCGGTCTGCCGCACACGGTTCACCCCGCCTTCC
Coding sequences within:
- a CDS encoding trehalose 6-phosphate phosphorylase; its protein translation is MNPSGPAPTAIPAGALDPWVLAYDGVDSGQEGLREALCALGNGIFVTRGAAEEADADGVHYPGTYLAGGYNRLASEVAGRTVVNEDLVNLPNWLPLSFRPGDGEWLDLAHVQILAYRQELHLRDGLLLRRFRVRDPNGRVTAVETRRIVSMARPNLAAIDYRITPENWSGTLHIRSELDGTVVNAGVARYRQLANRHLEVLAAGTVPPEGVYLLVQTTQSRIRVAEAARTRLYLGAERLEPDRRVVEARPGRIGEELRVEAVQGRTLRVEKVVALYSSRDRGISEPGAEARIQIAAAPGFEELFEGHRLAWHALWRRYDIEIDERPQADGPARVQLILRLHIFHLLQTISPNTVGLDVGAPARGLHGEAYRGHVFWDELFILPFYSFRTPAITRSLLLYRYHRLGGARELARQEGYAGAMYPWQSGSDGREATQQVHLNPLSGRWMPDSSHLQRHVDAAIVYNIWRYYEATGDRELLLDYGAEMVLEIARFWASIARWNPERGRYEITGVMGPDEYHERSPGAAAAGVANNAYTNVMAVWCLLRAFDVLDEVGATRRAELMARLGLDEGELQRWEHITRTMLVPFHADGVISQFEGYEALEEFDWAGYRAKYGNIERLDRILEAEGDTPDRYKVSKQPDAMMLFYLLDERELREIFQRLGYRVDESVVRRTIAYYMERTSHGSTLSKTIIASVMHRLDREEGYRLFRDALRSDVDDIQRGTTPEGIHLGAMAGTVATVLRRYAGVELMREGVRFAPEMPQSLRRLRFFVHWRGRWLGVDLTHDRLRLTAEQDLTEPVPVAVRDAWLHVGAGAVLEVPL
- the otsB gene encoding trehalose-phosphatase → MRPTPEAAIFDLDGVVTFTARIHAEAWKRLFDEFLRSRAEAAGEPFRPFTDTDYRAHVDGRPRSDGVRTFLASRGITLPEGAPSDPPDAETVVGLGRRKDLIFRDLLAERGVEVDTDAVRLIRELRERGVRVGVASSSKNTALILEKAGLADLFDARVDGIVSEELGLRGKPAPDIFLVCLQRLGVCDAQRAVVVEDAIAGVEAGRAGGFGLVLGVDRGGHGIALREHGADWVVRDLRELSADRIEAWFAHRGDARPNAIAHWAEIAAELHGRRPALFLDYDGTLTPIVEHPDLATLGDDMRDTLRRVAAAWPTTVISGRDRENVMRFVGLEDINYAGSHGFDISGPAAGGVRLEVAREAAPVITAVADELRRRTAGIPGVLVEHKKYAVSVHYRMVDEARVPDIERIVDDVLAQRPELRKGTGKKVFELRPAIEWDKGRAVLWLLETLGLDRPDVVPLYIGDDATDEDAFRALAKRGIGILVAEIPRPTAARYGLQDVREVRELLERLAALREESGR